In the candidate division WOR-3 bacterium genome, AAGAGTTTGACCGGGTCTTGGGTGGTGGATTAGTCCCCGGCTCTTTCATCTTAATTGGTGGCGAACCGGGAATTGGTAAATCAACCCTCATCCTGCAGATTGCCAATCTTCTCGCCGAGAAGGGAGAAAAGGTTCTTTACTGTTCCGCGGAAGAATCAAAAGAGCAGATTAAACTACGGGCTATTCGGCTCGGGATTACGGAAAGTTCCCTTTTTATCCTTTCCGAAGTCGTCTGGGAGGGAATCCTCTCGGCGACAGAAGAAATCTCTCCTCGGGTCTTAATCATTGATTCTATCCAGACCGTCTACAAATCTTCTCTTCCCGCCGCTGCCGGTAGTATAAGCCAGGTCCGGAGTATCTCTTCCGAGCTCTTACGAATCGCCAAGACCAATCAGGTATCAACCTTCATCATTGGCCATATTACCAAATACGGTGCCATTGCTGGACCGAAGACCTTAGAGCATATCGTTGATGTCGTCTTATATTTTGAGGGAGACAAATGGCGGGAGTATCGTCTTCTCCGTTCGGTGAAGAATCGCTTCGGTCCCACTAATGAAGTTGGGGTCTTCAAAATGACCGAAAGCGGTATCTTTCCGGTCAGTAATCCCTCCCACCTCTTTTTAAGCAAATATCAAGAACCGGTCTTCGGTTCGGTTGTCACCTGCACAATGGAAGGATCCCGACCATTACTCTGTGAAATCCAAGCCTTGGTCACCCCAACCTTTTACCCATATCCCCAAAGGTTAAGTCAGGGATTTGACCAACGTCGTCTGACGATGCTCCTTTGGGTATTGGAACAGAGGGCGGATTTATCCTTCTCTTCTCGGGATGTTTTCTTAAATATTGTCGGCGGCTTAAAGATTGAAGAGCCAGCCTGCGATCTCTCAGGTATCCTCGCCCTCAGTTCCGCCATTAAGAAGAAACCTTTGCCGTTAGATTTAACCGTGTTTGGGGAAGTAGGACTTTTGGGAGAGGTGAGACCAGTCTATTTGGCTACTGCCCGGATCAAGGAAGCAAAAAAATTGGGCTACAAGAAAGTTCTCCTCCCCAAGGAAAATCTCACAAAAGACGGGGAAATGGAGCAGATGGGAGTGAGAAACATCCGTGAAGCCTTAGAAATCTTTGAACTTCTCTAAAAGGAGGATTTATGCTTTTTAAGAAGGAGAAGGTCTTTGTTATTGACCCATTCACCATTTTTGATGGGCGCATCTGTGACTTTTTGGCACTGGGGTTGGTCTCGGGAAAATTTCTGGCAATTGAACCCCAGTGGGAAGAGAAAGAAGACTGGATGCAAAAAAAGGCGAAGGAGAACTTAGAGCGATTGAAGAAGACCTTGGGCAAGAACCTGAGCGTAGTCAAAGGAATAAAGACCAACGAAGAGATTATCAGATTGGTAAAGGAGAGGAAATCCTGTCTTTTAACCGCCGATGAAGAATTGGGAGCAGATAAGAATATTCCCGTGGTTACTATCCAGAGGATCTTTGATTGCCTAAAGCCGGCTTACCTTCCTGGTTCTCTAATCAATGTGAAAATTGTAAAAAAAGGAAAGGATGCCGATGAGGGGATTGGCTATTTAGAAGGTGGAATAAAGGTAATCGTTGACGGGGGGGCAAAATTTATTGGCCGGGAAATTGAAGTCTCGGTTTTAGGCTCTTTAAATACCTTAATCGGCAAAGTGATCTTCGGCAAGCCAAAATATAGCGAGGTAAAATAATATAAATTAGCTCACCGATTAGGCTATCGGTTAGACATCGGATTAACACTCAATTAGAACCTTTATTAGGCCCGTAATTAGAATCTTAATGAGACTGCCGATTAGACTCTTCATTCCTCCAGTTAACTCTCTTCTTAGACTCTTAATTAGAGCCATAATTAGGAATAAGATTAAAGAAAGAATTAGGCTGATTGTTAAACCTTCTATTAGCCCCTTAATACCATCCCCTGTATGGTTCACTCAA is a window encoding:
- a CDS encoding TRAM domain-containing protein, with amino-acid sequence MLFKKEKVFVIDPFTIFDGRICDFLALGLVSGKFLAIEPQWEEKEDWMQKKAKENLERLKKTLGKNLSVVKGIKTNEEIIRLVKERKSCLLTADEELGADKNIPVVTIQRIFDCLKPAYLPGSLINVKIVKKGKDADEGIGYLEGGIKVIVDGGAKFIGREIEVSVLGSLNTLIGKVIFGKPKYSEVK
- the radA gene encoding DNA repair protein RadA, translated to MKKKTFVCTNCGYETYKWLGRCPVCQSWESFVEESKGEISPPTEKPVPLKEIAAAGVKREKTGMEEFDRVLGGGLVPGSFILIGGEPGIGKSTLILQIANLLAEKGEKVLYCSAEESKEQIKLRAIRLGITESSLFILSEVVWEGILSATEEISPRVLIIDSIQTVYKSSLPAAAGSISQVRSISSELLRIAKTNQVSTFIIGHITKYGAIAGPKTLEHIVDVVLYFEGDKWREYRLLRSVKNRFGPTNEVGVFKMTESGIFPVSNPSHLFLSKYQEPVFGSVVTCTMEGSRPLLCEIQALVTPTFYPYPQRLSQGFDQRRLTMLLWVLEQRADLSFSSRDVFLNIVGGLKIEEPACDLSGILALSSAIKKKPLPLDLTVFGEVGLLGEVRPVYLATARIKEAKKLGYKKVLLPKENLTKDGEMEQMGVRNIREALEIFELL